From a single Streptomyces sp. NBC_01264 genomic region:
- a CDS encoding DUF4442 domain-containing protein — protein sequence MSAEQMNVGELLAATVPMAKTLNLQFLETTPERAVVRLPDQPDFHNHLGGPHAGAMFTLAESASGAIVLAAFGDQLSRAVPLAVSAEIGYKKLAKGVVTATATLGRPAAEVVAELDAGGRPEFPVTIAIQREDEAVTGEMTVVWTLRPNA from the coding sequence ATGAGCGCTGAACAGATGAACGTGGGCGAACTGCTCGCCGCGACCGTGCCGATGGCCAAGACCCTGAACCTCCAGTTCCTGGAGACCACCCCGGAGCGCGCCGTCGTCCGGCTCCCGGACCAGCCCGACTTCCACAACCACCTCGGCGGCCCGCACGCCGGCGCCATGTTCACCCTCGCCGAGTCCGCGAGCGGTGCGATCGTCCTGGCCGCCTTCGGCGACCAGCTCTCGCGCGCGGTGCCGCTCGCGGTGAGCGCGGAGATCGGTTACAAGAAGCTCGCCAAGGGCGTCGTGACGGCCACCGCCACCCTCGGCCGCCCGGCCGCCGAGGTCGTCGCCGAACTCGACGCGGGCGGCCGCCCCGAGTTCCCCGTCACCATCGCCATCCAGCGCGAGGACGAGGCCGTGACGGGCGAGATGACCGTGGTCTGGACCCTGCGCCCCAACGCCTGA
- a CDS encoding MFS transporter: MSSPSSLSPSPSGRRPEWAGRNYTLLTGAAVITNLGSHGALIATAFAVVQAGGSAGDVGLVAAARTLPLVLFLLIGGAVADRIPRHHVMVAANTLNCLSQAAFAVLVLSGDPKLWQMMLLTALCGTGTAFFNPAAEGMLMATVSGPQANRAFAFFRMAMNGAGVGGAALGGAMVAFMGPGWVLAVDAAAFAVAGALRAFLQVGQIAERAPGGGLLTDLREGWTEFKSRPWLWSIVLQFSVVVAVVGAAEAVYGPLVALERLGGAAPWGMALAFFGLGTIGGAVLMMAWKPRRLLLVGTLCVFPLALPSAGLAVPLPVWGLCAVMFVSGVAIEVFGVNWMTTMHQEIPEEMFSRVSAYDWFGSLSMLPLATAVAGPVESAIGRTSALWGCAALVVVVTAAVLLVPDVRRMTRKPPVVHGPSAAPDLTEPSPAPSSPAGV, from the coding sequence GTGAGCTCTCCGTCCTCCCTCTCCCCCAGCCCCTCCGGCCGCAGGCCCGAGTGGGCCGGCCGCAACTACACCCTGCTGACGGGTGCCGCGGTCATCACGAACCTCGGGAGCCACGGAGCGCTCATCGCGACCGCCTTCGCGGTCGTCCAGGCGGGCGGCTCCGCCGGTGACGTCGGCCTGGTGGCCGCCGCCCGCACGCTGCCGCTCGTCCTGTTCCTCCTCATCGGCGGAGCCGTCGCCGACCGGATCCCCCGCCATCACGTCATGGTCGCGGCCAACACCCTCAACTGCCTCTCGCAGGCCGCGTTCGCCGTACTCGTCCTGAGCGGCGATCCGAAGCTGTGGCAGATGATGCTGCTCACGGCGCTGTGCGGCACCGGTACGGCCTTCTTCAACCCGGCGGCCGAGGGCATGCTCATGGCCACCGTCTCCGGCCCCCAGGCCAACCGCGCCTTCGCCTTCTTCCGGATGGCGATGAACGGCGCAGGTGTCGGCGGCGCCGCCCTCGGCGGGGCCATGGTCGCCTTCATGGGCCCCGGTTGGGTCCTCGCCGTGGACGCGGCCGCCTTCGCCGTCGCCGGAGCCCTACGGGCCTTCCTCCAGGTCGGCCAGATCGCCGAACGCGCTCCCGGCGGCGGCCTGCTGACCGATCTGCGCGAGGGCTGGACGGAGTTCAAGAGCCGTCCCTGGCTGTGGAGCATCGTGCTCCAGTTCTCCGTCGTCGTGGCCGTCGTGGGCGCCGCGGAGGCGGTCTACGGGCCCCTGGTCGCACTGGAGCGCCTGGGCGGGGCGGCTCCGTGGGGCATGGCCCTGGCCTTCTTCGGCCTCGGCACGATCGGCGGGGCCGTCCTGATGATGGCCTGGAAACCGCGCCGCCTGCTGCTGGTCGGCACCCTGTGCGTGTTCCCGCTGGCGCTCCCCTCGGCGGGACTGGCGGTGCCGCTTCCGGTGTGGGGGCTGTGCGCGGTGATGTTCGTGAGCGGCGTGGCCATCGAGGTGTTCGGCGTGAACTGGATGACGACGATGCACCAGGAGATCCCGGAGGAGATGTTCTCCCGGGTCTCCGCCTATGACTGGTTCGGCTCGCTGTCGATGCTCCCGCTGGCCACGGCGGTGGCCGGCCCTGTCGAATCCGCGATCGGCCGCACCTCGGCCCTCTGGGGCTGCGCGGCCCTGGTGGTCGTCGTGACGGCCGCCGTCCTCCTGGTCCCGGACGTCCGCCGCATGACCCGCAAACCGCCCGTCGTGCACGGCCCCAGCGCCGCGCCGGACCTCACCGAACCAAGCCCCGCCCCATCCAGCCCCGCCGGCGTTTGA
- a CDS encoding spermidine synthase gives MPDIDRERAWLLTVDGAPQSYVDLDDPEHLEFEYVRRLAHVLDCVGEPGAALDLLHLGGGALTLPRYAAAGRPGSRQDVVEFDAGLVALVGEFLPVAGSGITVHVADARAWLAAAPDASADVVVGDVFGGSRVPASLASVEYAREVARVLRPGGVYVANLADGAPFGFLRGQLANFGSAFGELALIAEPGVLRGRRFGNAVLLASRRELPVAELSRVCAGDAFPARVEVGAALARLMRGALPVADADAVASPEPPEGAFSLG, from the coding sequence ATGCCGGACATCGACCGGGAGCGGGCCTGGCTGCTCACCGTGGACGGGGCGCCGCAGTCGTATGTGGACCTCGACGACCCGGAGCACCTGGAGTTCGAGTACGTACGCCGCCTCGCGCACGTCCTGGACTGCGTGGGCGAGCCGGGGGCCGCGCTGGACCTGCTGCACCTGGGCGGTGGCGCGCTGACCCTGCCGCGGTACGCGGCCGCGGGCCGGCCGGGGTCACGGCAGGACGTGGTCGAGTTCGACGCCGGGCTCGTCGCGCTGGTCGGCGAGTTCCTGCCGGTGGCCGGGAGCGGGATCACCGTGCACGTCGCCGACGCACGGGCCTGGCTGGCCGCGGCGCCGGACGCGAGCGCGGACGTGGTGGTGGGCGATGTCTTCGGCGGCTCACGGGTGCCGGCTTCGCTGGCCTCGGTGGAGTACGCGCGGGAGGTGGCGCGGGTGCTGAGGCCCGGCGGGGTGTACGTGGCGAACCTCGCCGACGGGGCGCCGTTCGGCTTTCTGCGCGGGCAGCTCGCGAACTTCGGATCGGCCTTCGGGGAGTTGGCGCTGATCGCGGAGCCGGGGGTGCTGCGGGGGCGGCGGTTCGGGAACGCGGTGCTGCTGGCCTCGCGGCGGGAGCTGCCGGTGGCGGAGCTTTCGCGGGTGTGCGCGGGGGACGCGTTCCCGGCGCGGGTGGAGGTGGGGGCGGCGCTCGCTCGGCTGATGCGGGGGGCCCTGCCGGTGGCGGACGCGGATGCGGTGGCTTCGCCCGAGCCGCCGGAGGGGGCGTTCAGCCTCGGCTGA
- a CDS encoding patatin-like phospholipase family protein, which yields MEDGSSNGQGKGTALVLGGGGLTGVGWEAGMLYGLARAGVDLTGADLVVGTSAGSVVGAQLTSGLLTPQELYERQLGDPGGELPAKLGASLIGRYAVAMVRSRDAKSYRRRIGAFALAADTGPEEERRKVLEARLVSRDWPERRLVVTAVDALTGELAAFERGSEAGLLDAVSASCAVPGVWPPVTVAGRRFIDGGIRSGANADLASGYGRVVILAPMATGAGLIPSPAAQAARLREAGAKVLLITPSPRARKVFGRNVLDPARRDPAARAGLEQAAEHVERAREVWAAPGA from the coding sequence GTGGAAGACGGCAGCAGCAACGGACAGGGCAAGGGCACGGCTCTGGTGCTCGGCGGCGGCGGGCTGACCGGCGTCGGCTGGGAGGCCGGGATGCTCTACGGGCTCGCCCGCGCGGGCGTCGACCTGACCGGCGCCGACCTGGTCGTCGGGACCTCGGCCGGCTCGGTCGTCGGCGCGCAGCTCACCTCCGGGCTGCTCACCCCGCAGGAGCTGTACGAGCGCCAGCTCGGCGACCCCGGCGGGGAACTCCCCGCGAAACTGGGGGCCTCCCTGATCGGGCGGTACGCCGTCGCGATGGTGCGCTCCCGCGACGCGAAGTCCTACCGGCGCCGGATCGGCGCCTTCGCGCTCGCCGCCGACACGGGGCCGGAGGAGGAGCGCCGCAAGGTGCTCGAAGCCCGGCTGGTGTCGCGCGACTGGCCCGAGCGGCGCCTCGTCGTCACCGCGGTGGACGCCCTGACCGGCGAGCTCGCCGCCTTCGAGCGCGGCAGCGAGGCCGGGCTGCTCGACGCGGTCTCGGCGAGCTGCGCCGTCCCCGGGGTGTGGCCGCCCGTGACGGTCGCGGGCCGGCGGTTCATCGACGGCGGGATCCGCTCCGGCGCCAACGCCGATCTCGCCTCTGGCTACGGGCGCGTGGTGATCCTCGCGCCGATGGCCACGGGCGCCGGGCTGATCCCCTCGCCCGCGGCGCAGGCCGCCCGGCTGCGGGAGGCCGGGGCGAAGGTGCTGCTGATCACCCCGTCGCCGCGGGCCCGTAAGGTCTTCGGACGCAACGTACTGGACCCCGCGCGCCGCGACCCCGCCGCGCGGGCGGGGCTGGAGCAGGCCGCGGAGCACGTGGAGCGGGCGCGCGAGGTGTGGGCGGCTCCGGGGGCCTGA
- the tuf gene encoding elongation factor Tu, with product MAKTAFVRTKPHLNIGTMGHVDHGKTTLTAAITKVLAERGGASFVPFDRIDRAPEEARRGITINLTHVEYETDTRHYAHVDMPGHADYIKNMVTGAAQLDGAILVVSALDGVMPQTAEHVLLARQVGVDHIVVALNKADAGDPELTDLVELEVRELLTANGYGGDGAPVVRVSGLGALDGDPRWTSSIEALLDAVDTYVPTPVRYTDAPFLMPVENVLTITGRGTVVTGAVERGTVAMGDRVALLGAGAGAAVESVVTGLETFGKPMESAEAGDNVALLLRGVPRDAVRRGDVVAAPGSVVPGRRFTARVYLLSAREGGRTTPVATGYRPQFYLRTADVVGDVDLGEAGAARPGDTVTMTVELGRDVPLESGLGFAIREGGRTVGAGTVTEVG from the coding sequence ATGGCCAAGACGGCCTTCGTGCGCACCAAGCCGCACCTCAACATCGGCACCATGGGTCACGTCGACCACGGCAAGACGACGCTGACCGCCGCCATCACCAAGGTCCTGGCCGAGCGGGGCGGCGCCTCCTTCGTGCCGTTCGACCGGATCGACCGGGCCCCCGAGGAGGCCCGGCGCGGCATCACCATCAACCTCACGCACGTCGAGTACGAGACCGACACCCGGCACTACGCCCACGTGGACATGCCTGGACACGCGGACTACATCAAGAACATGGTCACGGGCGCGGCCCAGCTCGACGGGGCGATCCTCGTCGTCTCCGCGCTCGACGGGGTCATGCCGCAGACCGCCGAGCACGTGCTCCTCGCCCGGCAGGTCGGCGTCGACCACATCGTCGTCGCTCTGAACAAGGCCGACGCCGGGGACCCCGAGCTGACCGACCTGGTCGAGCTGGAGGTCCGCGAGCTGCTCACCGCGAACGGCTACGGCGGGGACGGCGCCCCCGTCGTACGGGTCTCCGGGCTCGGGGCGCTGGACGGCGACCCGCGCTGGACCTCCTCGATCGAGGCCCTGCTCGACGCCGTGGACACGTACGTGCCCACGCCCGTGCGGTACACCGACGCGCCGTTCCTGATGCCGGTGGAGAACGTCCTCACCATCACCGGTCGCGGCACCGTCGTCACCGGCGCCGTCGAGCGGGGCACCGTGGCCATGGGGGACCGCGTCGCGCTGCTCGGCGCCGGTGCCGGCGCGGCCGTGGAGTCCGTGGTCACCGGGCTGGAGACCTTCGGGAAGCCGATGGAGTCCGCCGAGGCCGGGGACAACGTCGCGCTGCTGCTGCGCGGGGTGCCCCGCGACGCGGTGCGCCGCGGGGACGTGGTGGCCGCGCCCGGCAGCGTCGTGCCGGGGCGCCGCTTCACGGCGCGGGTGTACCTGCTGTCCGCCCGCGAGGGCGGTCGCACCACGCCGGTGGCGACCGGCTACCGGCCGCAGTTCTACCTGCGCACCGCCGACGTGGTGGGCGACGTGGACCTGGGCGAGGCGGGCGCGGCCCGGCCGGGGGACACGGTCACCATGACCGTGGAGCTCGGCCGGGACGTCCCGCTGGAGAGCGGGCTCGGCTTCGCGATCCGCGAGGGCGGGCGCACCGTCGGGGCCGGGACGGTGACCGAGGTCGGATAG
- a CDS encoding DNA alkylation repair protein, translating into MVARLTESYGAAADAERAGPMAAYMKDVSPFLGIPTPLRRELSRAVIKDTPKPSEADCAALALRCWELAEREYRYFAVEYLRRHVSRCSSGILPVVRHLIVTDSWWDTVDLLAAHTVGPLVAADQALPAVMDEWIEDGNLWVARTALLHQLRYKSATDTDRLFAYCRRQAGHPDFFIRKAIGWCLREYAKTDPEAVRSFIAAERGTLSPLSVREASKHIGGA; encoded by the coding sequence ATGGTGGCGCGGCTCACGGAGTCCTACGGCGCCGCGGCCGACGCGGAGCGGGCCGGGCCCATGGCCGCGTACATGAAGGACGTCTCGCCCTTCCTCGGGATCCCCACCCCGCTGCGCCGCGAGCTGTCCCGGGCCGTGATCAAGGACACCCCGAAACCGTCCGAAGCGGACTGCGCGGCCCTCGCGCTGCGCTGCTGGGAGCTCGCGGAGCGTGAGTACCGGTACTTCGCCGTCGAGTACCTGCGCCGGCACGTCTCCCGCTGCTCCTCGGGCATCCTGCCCGTGGTCCGGCACCTGATCGTGACCGACTCCTGGTGGGACACCGTCGACCTGCTCGCCGCGCACACGGTCGGCCCGCTCGTGGCGGCCGACCAGGCGCTCCCCGCCGTCATGGACGAGTGGATCGAGGACGGCAACCTGTGGGTGGCGCGCACCGCCCTGCTCCACCAGCTCCGGTACAAGTCCGCGACCGACACCGACCGGCTCTTCGCGTACTGCCGGCGCCAGGCCGGCCACCCCGACTTCTTCATCCGCAAGGCCATCGGCTGGTGCCTGCGCGAGTACGCGAAGACGGACCCCGAAGCGGTCCGGTCCTTCATCGCCGCCGAGCGGGGGACGCTGTCCCCGCTCTCGGTACGCGAGGCGTCGAAGCACATCGGCGGCGCATAG
- a CDS encoding TVP38/TMEM64 family protein: protein MSLLLAPWTRLSLLVVLLLAAGVCVVLYEPQRLLSEGWPPGLPVGTAVLLFAAAYGVCTAALVPRPLLNLAAGALFGSQFGLLAAVGGSVVGAGISFGLGRMMGRDALRPLIRGRWLQAADDQLARHGFRSMLAIRIFPGLPFVVANYAAALSRCGWLPFLLATAIGVVPNTAAYVIAGSSASSPTSPAFLASFGFIALSAVGATVVAWRKRHRLAPVRRPERPVPARELTAVHPPVVTASPHGP, encoded by the coding sequence ATGTCCCTCCTCCTCGCGCCGTGGACGCGGCTCTCGCTGCTCGTCGTGCTGCTCCTCGCGGCCGGCGTCTGCGTCGTGCTGTACGAACCCCAGCGCCTGCTCTCGGAGGGCTGGCCCCCGGGGCTCCCGGTGGGCACCGCCGTCCTTCTCTTCGCCGCGGCGTACGGGGTGTGCACGGCCGCCCTGGTGCCGCGCCCCCTGCTGAACCTGGCCGCCGGGGCCCTCTTCGGCTCCCAGTTCGGCCTGCTCGCCGCGGTCGGCGGGTCGGTGGTCGGCGCGGGGATCTCCTTCGGCCTCGGCCGGATGATGGGGCGCGACGCCCTGCGTCCGCTGATCCGCGGCCGCTGGCTGCAGGCGGCCGACGACCAGCTGGCCCGGCACGGCTTCCGCTCGATGCTCGCGATCCGGATCTTCCCGGGTCTGCCCTTCGTCGTGGCCAACTACGCCGCCGCGCTGTCCCGCTGCGGCTGGCTGCCCTTCCTCCTCGCCACCGCGATCGGCGTGGTCCCGAACACCGCCGCGTACGTGATCGCGGGGTCCAGCGCCTCCTCCCCGACCTCTCCCGCGTTCCTCGCCTCGTTCGGCTTCATCGCCCTCTCCGCGGTGGGGGCGACGGTCGTCGCCTGGCGCAAGCGGCACCGGCTGGCGCCCGTGCGCAGGCCCGAGCGGCCCGTGCCGGCGCGGGAACTGACGGCCGTACACCCCCCTGTGGTCACGGCCTCACCCCACGGGCCCTAG
- a CDS encoding undecaprenyl-diphosphate phosphatase, translated as MNWIESLILGLVQGLTEFLPISSSAHLRLTAAFAGWTDPGAAFTAITQIGTEAAVLIYFRKDIAKIISTWFRSLYTKALRSEQEAKMGWLVIVGSIPIGVLGLAFKDQIEGPFRDLRLIATTLIVMGIVLGVADRLAARDEEGGRHRAIRERKTLKELGVKDGLIFGLCQAMALIPGVSRSGATLSGGLLLGFTREAAARYSFLLAIPAVLASGLFEIKDVMEDPGHIEWPQTIFATVIAFLVGYAVIAWFMKFISSKSFMPFVIYRVLLGILLFVLIGMGVLSPHAGESAG; from the coding sequence ATGAACTGGATCGAATCCCTCATCCTCGGTCTCGTCCAAGGACTTACGGAGTTCCTCCCGATCTCCTCCAGCGCCCATCTCCGGCTGACCGCGGCGTTCGCCGGCTGGACGGACCCGGGCGCGGCCTTCACCGCCATCACGCAGATCGGCACCGAGGCCGCCGTACTGATCTACTTCCGCAAGGACATCGCGAAGATCATCTCCACGTGGTTCCGCTCGCTGTACACGAAGGCGCTGCGCTCCGAGCAGGAAGCCAAGATGGGCTGGCTGGTGATCGTCGGCTCGATTCCGATCGGCGTCCTCGGCCTCGCCTTCAAGGACCAGATCGAGGGCCCGTTCCGCGACCTGCGGCTGATCGCCACCACCCTCATCGTGATGGGCATCGTGCTCGGCGTCGCCGACCGGCTGGCCGCGCGCGACGAGGAGGGCGGCCGGCACCGCGCCATCCGCGAGCGCAAGACCCTGAAGGAACTGGGCGTCAAGGACGGCCTCATCTTCGGTCTCTGCCAGGCGATGGCCCTGATCCCGGGCGTGTCCCGGTCCGGTGCCACGCTCTCCGGCGGTCTGCTGCTGGGCTTCACCCGCGAGGCGGCCGCCCGCTACTCCTTCCTCCTCGCGATCCCGGCCGTGCTGGCCTCCGGCCTGTTCGAGATCAAGGACGTGATGGAGGACCCGGGGCACATCGAATGGCCTCAGACGATCTTTGCCACGGTCATCGCCTTCCTCGTCGGCTACGCGGTCATCGCCTGGTTCATGAAGTTCATCTCCAGCAAGAGCTTCATGCCGTTCGTGATCTACCGGGTCCTGCTCGGCATCCTGCTGTTCGTCCTGATCGGCATGGGTGTCCTCAGCCCCCACGCGGGCGAGTCGGCCGGCTAG
- a CDS encoding nuclear transport factor 2 family protein, with product MTQRVDLAGVMDRLAIDELVTGYAIAVDDGDWDAYRALFAPGGRADYASAGGIEGPAGEVADWLSETMKLFPVRQHLIVNRLIRIADLGGSPGDTAEVRADFLNPMRLAGEEPDDGTLPVTAPNFVAAGRYTFAVVRTARSGWRLSRVTVHEKWRHMSF from the coding sequence ATGACGCAGCGTGTGGACCTTGCGGGCGTGATGGACCGACTGGCGATCGACGAGCTGGTCACGGGGTACGCCATCGCCGTGGACGACGGCGACTGGGACGCCTACCGCGCCCTGTTCGCCCCGGGCGGGCGGGCCGACTACGCCTCGGCCGGCGGGATCGAGGGCCCGGCCGGGGAGGTGGCGGACTGGCTGTCGGAGACGATGAAGCTGTTCCCGGTGCGCCAGCACCTCATCGTGAACCGGCTGATCCGGATCGCGGACCTGGGCGGCTCCCCCGGTGACACGGCGGAGGTCCGGGCCGACTTCCTCAATCCCATGCGGCTGGCCGGGGAGGAGCCCGACGACGGTACTCTCCCGGTGACCGCGCCCAACTTCGTCGCGGCGGGCCGCTACACCTTCGCCGTCGTCCGGACCGCGCGGTCCGGCTGGCGGCTCTCACGGGTCACCGTCCACGAGAAGTGGCGGCACATGTCGTTCTGA
- a CDS encoding Gfo/Idh/MocA family protein — MKVGCIGLGDIAQKAYLPVLTTRPGLELHLQTRTPATLERVGAQHRVPAERLHTDLDSLLAQKLDAAFVHAPTAVHPEIVERLLEAGVPTYVDKPIAYELAQSRRLVELAEERGVSLAVGFNRRHAPGYAQCADHARDLIVMQKNRVGLPEDVRTFVLDDFIHVVDTLRFLLPGEADQVDVRAVVRDGLMSQVVLQLSGTGFTALGIMNRLSGSTEEVLEVSGQDTKRQVVNLAEVIDHKGQPTVRRRGDWVSVARQRGIEQVVDSFLEAVATGTTLSARDALLTHELCERVVRSALEQAS; from the coding sequence GTGAAGGTCGGCTGTATCGGACTCGGCGACATCGCGCAGAAGGCGTACCTGCCCGTCCTGACCACCCGCCCGGGGCTCGAACTGCACCTGCAGACCAGGACCCCGGCCACCCTCGAGCGGGTCGGCGCCCAGCACCGCGTCCCGGCCGAACGCCTGCACACCGACCTCGACTCGCTGCTCGCCCAGAAGCTCGACGCGGCCTTCGTGCACGCCCCGACCGCCGTGCACCCCGAGATCGTGGAACGGCTGCTCGAGGCGGGCGTGCCGACGTACGTCGACAAGCCGATCGCCTACGAGCTCGCGCAATCGCGCCGCCTGGTCGAACTGGCCGAGGAACGCGGGGTTTCCCTCGCCGTCGGCTTCAACCGCCGCCACGCGCCCGGCTACGCACAGTGCGCCGACCACGCGCGCGACCTCATCGTCATGCAGAAGAACCGGGTCGGCCTGCCCGAGGACGTACGGACCTTCGTCCTGGACGACTTCATCCACGTCGTCGACACGCTGCGCTTCCTGCTGCCCGGCGAGGCCGACCAGGTCGACGTACGGGCCGTGGTGCGGGACGGCCTGATGAGCCAGGTCGTGCTCCAGCTGTCCGGTACGGGCTTCACCGCGCTCGGCATCATGAACCGCCTCTCCGGTTCCACGGAGGAGGTGCTGGAGGTCTCCGGGCAGGACACCAAGCGCCAGGTCGTCAACCTCGCGGAGGTCATCGACCACAAGGGTCAGCCCACGGTCCGGCGGCGCGGGGACTGGGTGTCGGTGGCCCGCCAGCGCGGCATCGAGCAGGTCGTCGACTCCTTCCTGGAGGCCGTCGCCACGGGGACGACCCTCAGCGCGCGCGACGCCCTGCTGACCCACGAACTGTGCGAGCGCGTGGTGCGCTCGGCGCTGGAGCAGGCGTCCTGA
- a CDS encoding DinB family protein — MTTSDGSHRPEPSTTADEREMLDGWLDYHRSTLAWKCEGLSDAQLRTTPLPPSALSLLGLVRHMAEVERYWFREVMLAEDLPELYCTGENPDGDFQFTDRDTWAESERVWRTEIELARQAAAGRSLELVSKPESHRRGEVFSLRWVYTHMIEEYARHNGHADLLREHLDGATGE, encoded by the coding sequence ATGACCACCAGCGACGGATCCCACCGCCCCGAACCCTCCACCACGGCCGACGAGCGGGAGATGCTCGACGGCTGGCTCGACTACCACCGCTCCACCCTGGCCTGGAAGTGCGAGGGCCTGTCCGACGCGCAGCTGCGCACCACCCCGCTGCCGCCGTCCGCACTGAGCCTGCTGGGGCTGGTGCGCCACATGGCGGAGGTGGAACGGTACTGGTTCCGGGAGGTCATGCTGGCCGAGGACCTGCCCGAGCTGTACTGCACCGGCGAAAACCCGGACGGGGACTTCCAGTTCACCGACCGGGACACCTGGGCCGAATCCGAGCGGGTCTGGCGGACCGAGATCGAACTGGCCCGGCAGGCCGCGGCCGGCCGCTCCCTGGAGCTGGTCTCCAAGCCCGAAAGCCACCGCCGGGGCGAGGTGTTCAGCCTGCGCTGGGTCTACACCCACATGATCGAGGAGTACGCGCGCCACAACGGCCACGCCGACCTGCTGCGCGAGCACCTCGACGGCGCCACGGGCGAGTAG